A region from the Vanessa tameamea isolate UH-Manoa-2023 chromosome 3, ilVanTame1 primary haplotype, whole genome shotgun sequence genome encodes:
- the LOC113397227 gene encoding proton-coupled zinc antiporter SLC30A1: protein MAMKEWLQWLPPPRSLLALLIAVAGFSGRLFAAHVTHSPTLLVDTCHSLCRLVGLITTLLAYKYERADEGTGREGRLRNTFGWARIEVVGRLSVHILFASFALALVVNALQLGVHSSHVQPPRYPRVIVSSAVIGLLFNAINYMLLAGRELSYSRRLSMTEGGEVILKTGSAEPVLAHAPTDIASSLFVMGAGLTLEWEPIAAKLADPALSASAAIILVIFNYPFMRAAGLVLLQTVPEGLGASELRAAALRVPGVLAIHELHVWQLHRDRLVATAHISYDSQEAYLRSSSVVCDIFKRHGIGLVTLQPEFTLSAISGTDEEKKMLIDFANVACSCPCAKECTAPRCCQAAQIPSITRI, encoded by the exons ATGGCAATGAAGGAATGGCTACAATGGTTACCGCCACCTCGGTCGCTGCTTGCGTTGCTGATCGCCGTGGCTGGCTTCAGCGGCCGGCTCTTCGCTGCCCACGTCACACATTCACCAACACTTCTCGTCGATACTTGCCACTCTCTATGCCGACTTGTCGGTCTTATTACTACTTTACTAGCCTACAAG taTGAACGTGCAGATGAAGGCACTGGACGCGAGGGTCGGCTACGGAACACATTTGGATGGGCTCGTATTGAAGTTGTGGGCCGTCTATCCGTGCACATATTATTCGCATCCTTTGCGCTAGCCCTCGTTGTGAATGCACTGCAACTCGGCGTGCACTCCTCTCACGTGCAACCGCCTCGTTACCCGAGAGTGATAGTCAGCAGTGCTGTCATTGGTCTCTTGTTTAATGCCATAAACTACATGCTACTTGCTG GTAGAGAACTAAGCTACAGTCGACGGTTGAGTATGACAGAGGGAGGCGAAGTTATACTAAAGACTGGATCAGCAGAGCCTGTGCTCGCTCATGCGCCCACTGACATAGCCA GTAGTCTATTTGTGATGGGAGCAGGCTTGACTCTGGAATGGGAACCCATTGCAGCTAAGCTAGCCGACCCAGCTCTCTCGGCTAGCGCCGCCATCATTCTCGTCATATTTAACTATCCCTTca tGCGGGCTGCTGGGCTAGTATTGCTACAAACGGTGCCTGAAGGTCTGGGCGCGTCCGAGTTGCGCGCGGCCGCATTGCGCGTCCCCGGCGTGCTCGCCATACACGAGCTGCACGTGTGGCAACTGCACAGGGATCGACTGGTGGCTACAGCGCATATCTCCTATGATTCGCAAGAG GCATATTTACGCAGTTCGAGTGTCGTGTGCGATATATTTAAGCGACATGGAATTGGTTTAGTTACATTACAACCAGAATTTACTCTCTCCGCCATCTCtg GTACAGACGAAGAAAAGAAAATGTTGATAGATTTTGCAAATGTGGCTTGTTCCTGTCCCTGCGCTAAAGAGTGCACCGCACCTCGGTGTTGCCAAGCTGCTCAGATACCCTCCATTACTCGCATTTGA
- the LOC113397226 gene encoding spondin-1-like isoform X1: MLLLYFVICMMGETFASNATLKPCEQVPPHAQPADSLYKLGVAGDPDLFLPGELYTVSLQGVDSGKGPTPFVGFMIWAEVVEDSQNDSTNGTNSSKVNSLSFGAFQAFDAQTKSFEECNPAVDNATAHPKTEVQVIWSAPSIVSESCVRLCARASHAEGSKTSILARKICPAPTGSASLSRQPPIIEPCCACDEAKYEITFEGLWSRNTHPREFPPESAHAHFGDVIGASHTAQYRVWQEGRVASTGVRRLADDGTTIALEKELKAESDHIRTIIKARGISWQQVASGGIPTTFAVFRVDAKHHLISLAAKLAPSPDWIVGISALELCNANCTWRRSATLPLYPYDAGTDNGINYTSRRSPTIPPTPVRAIRPDWPRDARSPFFSSTGEMRPFARLRLTRLRLYEKSCEVVESGGLQSTDGVVSGPGGSCATHAWGLWGPCSVTCGSGQAARQRHYMYPARARADACRASLTDYRTCHGPRLHCRVKSDYEPEAAETTGPCAMSAWSEWSPCVGCGVRARTRHYLVPRAHKRCSVGFRARAVMSQAMPCEAGPCFKPTGDLANATNYDWFFVDNPRSDCPITAWGGWSPCSARCGRGRRIRTRLYVSRDSRVQKQLTKRLLQDWNIRFAELQNIELPFENITSDDPKVDPLVQEHLDRCQFTMTQQEALCDGEDSTCENETISEDVCKLPVSVGPCRGYEERWFYEASRGTCEPFGYTGCGGNANNFKSRENCQRACVIQNETTGNTHFEITSSLLETITKRVKATPSTEDNEVMQNDSPADVNCEMGPWLGWGECFGDCEFSVKLNYRHILSPASGSGKSCHKVVKSRVCKLLHCKRLHLVYTNSSELYHADEHED, encoded by the exons ATGCTTCtgctatattttgtaatatgtatgaTGGGAGAGACATTTGCTTCGAATGCTACATTGAAACCATGTGAACAAGTGCCCCCCCACGCGCAGCCCGCAGACTCACTGTACAAGTTAGGCGTTGCTGGCGATCCTGATTTATTCCTACCAGGAGAACTTTATACGG tgtCTCTGCAAGGCGTAGATAGCGGAAAAGGTCCTACGCCTTTCGTGGGCTTTATGATATGGGCCGAAGTTGTGGAAGACTCGCAAAATGATAGTACAAATGGTACCAATAGTAGCAAAGTAAATAGTTTGTCATTTGGAGCGTTTCAAGCTTTTGACGCGCAGACTAAATCATTTGAAGAATGTAATCCAGCGGTCGACAACGCGACGGCACATCCAAAAACCGAAGTTCAA GTGATATGGAGCGCACCATCTATCGTATCTGAGTCGTGCGTGCGATTGTGTGCTCGAGCCTCTCATGCAGAAGGATCTAAAACTTCCATATTGGCAAGGAAGATTTGTCCTGCTCCAACAGGATCCGCAAGTCTCAGCCGTCAGCCGCCAATCATTGAGCCTTGTTGTGCATGTGATGAGGCTAAATATGAA attacATTTGAAGGTCTTTGGAGTCGTAACACTCATCCACGTGAGTTTCCTCCGGAGAGTGCGCATGCCCATTTCGGTGACGTCATTGGTGCATCTCATACGGCACAGTATCGGGTGTGGCAGGAAGGTAGAGTTGCAAGTACTGGTGTGCGACGTTTAGCTGACGATGGTACTACTATCGCGCTTGAGAAAGAACTTAAGGCTGAA aGTGATCACATTCGCACTATAATTAAAGCTCGTGGTATTTCATGGCAGCAAGTTGCAAGTGGTGGTATTCCTACTACTTTTGCAGTGTTTCGAGTGGACGCTAAGCACCATCTTATATCTTTGGCTGCAAAATTAGCACCATCTCCTGACTGGATTGTCGGCATTTCGGCTTTAGAACTGTGTAATGCAAACTGCACTTGGCGAAGATCAGCTACTCTACCACTTTATCCATACGACGCTGGAACTGACAACGGAATCAATTATACg tctcGTCGTAGTCCAACAATCCCACCCACTCCAGTAAGAGCTATTCGACCAGATTGGCCTCGCGATGCGCGATCTCCTTTCTTTAGTTCTACTGGCGAGATGCGTCCATTTGCTCGACTCAGACTAACCAGGTTACGACTTTACGAAAAAAGCTGTGAAGTTGTAG aatccGGTGGTCTGCAATCTACCGACGGCGTAGTGAGTGGTCCAGGTGGTTCATGCGCCACTCACGCGTGGGGCCTATGGGGGCCCTGCAGTGTGACTTGCGGGTCAGGACAGGCGGCTCGTCAGCGACACTACATGTATCCTGCACGTGCTAGAGCCGACGCATGTCGGGCTTCCCTCACTGACTATCGCACTTGTCACGGACCGAGGTTGCATTGCAg AGTGAAGTCAGATTACGAGCCAGAAGCGGCAGAAACGACGGGTCCATGTGCAATGTCGGCGTGGTCAGAGTGGTCCCCGTGCGTGGGCTGCGGTGTGCGCGCGCGTACCCGGCACTACCTGGTACCGCGCGCGCACAAGCGCTGCAGCGTCGGCTTCCGCGCTCGCGCTGTTATGAGCCAGGCCATGCCGTGCGAAGCGGGACCTTGTTTCAA ACCTACTGGTGATTTAGCGAATGCTACGAACTACGATTGGTTTTTTGTA gaTAATCCGCGATCTGATTGTCCCATAACCGCATGGGGTGGATGGTCACCGTGTTCGGCGCGTTGCGGGCGCGGACGTAGAATTCGCACACGTCTCTATGTATCTCGTGACTCGCGGGTGCAGAAACAACTAACGAAAAGGCTACTACAAGATTGGAATATTCGATTCGCCGAATTGCAGAACATT GAGCTCCCGTTTGAGAATATAACAAGTGATGATCCAAAAGTAGACCCATTGGTGCAGGAACATTTAGATCGTTGTCAGTTCACAATGACACAGCAAGAAGCGCTCTGCGACGGAGAAGACAGTACCTGCGAGAATGAGACCATTTCggaag acGTGTGCAAGTTGCCTGTATCGGTGGGTCCTTGTCGGGGCTACGAAGAGCGCTGGTTTTATGAAGCGTCTCGTGGTACATGCGAACCATTTGGTTATACAGGGTGTGGAGGAAACGCTAACAATTTTAAAAGCAGAGAGAATTGTCAAAGGGCTTGTGTAATCCAAAACGAAACCACAGGTAATACACATTTCGAAA TAACGTCATCACTTTTGGAAACGATTACGAAGAGAGTGAAAGCAACTCCTTCAACTGAAGACAACGAAGTGATGCAGAATGATTCTCCAGCTG ACGTTAACTGCGAGATGGGGCCGTGGCTCGGGTGGGGCGAGTGTTTTGGCGATTGCGAGTTCTCCGTCAAACTGAACTACCGTCACATTCTG AGTCCCGCTTCTGGATCAGGTAAGTCTTGTCATAAAGTAGTTAAAAGTCGTGTCTGTAAGCTTTTACATTGCAAAAGACTTCACTTAGTATATACCAACTCTTCCGAATTGTATCATGCTGATGAGCATGAAGACTAA
- the LOC113397226 gene encoding spondin-1-like isoform X2 yields MLLLYFVICMMGETFASNATLKPCEQVPPHAQPADSLYKLGVAGDPDLFLPGELYTVSLQGVDSGKGPTPFVGFMIWAEVVEDSQNDSTNGTNSSKVNSLSFGAFQAFDAQTKSFEECNPAVDNATAHPKTEVQVIWSAPSIVSESCVRLCARASHAEGSKTSILARKICPAPTGSASLSRQPPIIEPCCACDEAKYEITFEGLWSRNTHPREFPPESAHAHFGDVIGASHTAQYRVWQEGRVASTGVRRLADDGTTIALEKELKAESDHIRTIIKARGISWQQVASGGIPTTFAVFRVDAKHHLISLAAKLAPSPDWIVGISALELCNANCTWRRSATLPLYPYDAGTDNGINYTSRRSPTIPPTPVRAIRPDWPRDARSPFFSSTGEMRPFARLRLTRLRLYEKSCEVVESGGLQSTDGVVSGPGGSCATHAWGLWGPCSVTCGSGQAARQRHYMYPARARADACRASLTDYRTCHGPRLHCRVKSDYEPEAAETTGPCAMSAWSEWSPCVGCGVRARTRHYLVPRAHKRCSVGFRARAVMSQAMPCEAGPCFKPTGDLANATNYDWFFVDNPRSDCPITAWGGWSPCSARCGRGRRIRTRLYVSRDSRVQKQLTKRLLQDWNIRFAELQNIELPFENITSDDPKVDPLVQEHLDRCQFTMTQQEALCDGEDSTCENETISEDVCKLPVSVGPCRGYEERWFYEASRGTCEPFGYTGCGGNANNFKSRENCQRACVIQNETTVTSSLLETITKRVKATPSTEDNEVMQNDSPADVNCEMGPWLGWGECFGDCEFSVKLNYRHILSPASGSGKSCHKVVKSRVCKLLHCKRLHLVYTNSSELYHADEHED; encoded by the exons ATGCTTCtgctatattttgtaatatgtatgaTGGGAGAGACATTTGCTTCGAATGCTACATTGAAACCATGTGAACAAGTGCCCCCCCACGCGCAGCCCGCAGACTCACTGTACAAGTTAGGCGTTGCTGGCGATCCTGATTTATTCCTACCAGGAGAACTTTATACGG tgtCTCTGCAAGGCGTAGATAGCGGAAAAGGTCCTACGCCTTTCGTGGGCTTTATGATATGGGCCGAAGTTGTGGAAGACTCGCAAAATGATAGTACAAATGGTACCAATAGTAGCAAAGTAAATAGTTTGTCATTTGGAGCGTTTCAAGCTTTTGACGCGCAGACTAAATCATTTGAAGAATGTAATCCAGCGGTCGACAACGCGACGGCACATCCAAAAACCGAAGTTCAA GTGATATGGAGCGCACCATCTATCGTATCTGAGTCGTGCGTGCGATTGTGTGCTCGAGCCTCTCATGCAGAAGGATCTAAAACTTCCATATTGGCAAGGAAGATTTGTCCTGCTCCAACAGGATCCGCAAGTCTCAGCCGTCAGCCGCCAATCATTGAGCCTTGTTGTGCATGTGATGAGGCTAAATATGAA attacATTTGAAGGTCTTTGGAGTCGTAACACTCATCCACGTGAGTTTCCTCCGGAGAGTGCGCATGCCCATTTCGGTGACGTCATTGGTGCATCTCATACGGCACAGTATCGGGTGTGGCAGGAAGGTAGAGTTGCAAGTACTGGTGTGCGACGTTTAGCTGACGATGGTACTACTATCGCGCTTGAGAAAGAACTTAAGGCTGAA aGTGATCACATTCGCACTATAATTAAAGCTCGTGGTATTTCATGGCAGCAAGTTGCAAGTGGTGGTATTCCTACTACTTTTGCAGTGTTTCGAGTGGACGCTAAGCACCATCTTATATCTTTGGCTGCAAAATTAGCACCATCTCCTGACTGGATTGTCGGCATTTCGGCTTTAGAACTGTGTAATGCAAACTGCACTTGGCGAAGATCAGCTACTCTACCACTTTATCCATACGACGCTGGAACTGACAACGGAATCAATTATACg tctcGTCGTAGTCCAACAATCCCACCCACTCCAGTAAGAGCTATTCGACCAGATTGGCCTCGCGATGCGCGATCTCCTTTCTTTAGTTCTACTGGCGAGATGCGTCCATTTGCTCGACTCAGACTAACCAGGTTACGACTTTACGAAAAAAGCTGTGAAGTTGTAG aatccGGTGGTCTGCAATCTACCGACGGCGTAGTGAGTGGTCCAGGTGGTTCATGCGCCACTCACGCGTGGGGCCTATGGGGGCCCTGCAGTGTGACTTGCGGGTCAGGACAGGCGGCTCGTCAGCGACACTACATGTATCCTGCACGTGCTAGAGCCGACGCATGTCGGGCTTCCCTCACTGACTATCGCACTTGTCACGGACCGAGGTTGCATTGCAg AGTGAAGTCAGATTACGAGCCAGAAGCGGCAGAAACGACGGGTCCATGTGCAATGTCGGCGTGGTCAGAGTGGTCCCCGTGCGTGGGCTGCGGTGTGCGCGCGCGTACCCGGCACTACCTGGTACCGCGCGCGCACAAGCGCTGCAGCGTCGGCTTCCGCGCTCGCGCTGTTATGAGCCAGGCCATGCCGTGCGAAGCGGGACCTTGTTTCAA ACCTACTGGTGATTTAGCGAATGCTACGAACTACGATTGGTTTTTTGTA gaTAATCCGCGATCTGATTGTCCCATAACCGCATGGGGTGGATGGTCACCGTGTTCGGCGCGTTGCGGGCGCGGACGTAGAATTCGCACACGTCTCTATGTATCTCGTGACTCGCGGGTGCAGAAACAACTAACGAAAAGGCTACTACAAGATTGGAATATTCGATTCGCCGAATTGCAGAACATT GAGCTCCCGTTTGAGAATATAACAAGTGATGATCCAAAAGTAGACCCATTGGTGCAGGAACATTTAGATCGTTGTCAGTTCACAATGACACAGCAAGAAGCGCTCTGCGACGGAGAAGACAGTACCTGCGAGAATGAGACCATTTCggaag acGTGTGCAAGTTGCCTGTATCGGTGGGTCCTTGTCGGGGCTACGAAGAGCGCTGGTTTTATGAAGCGTCTCGTGGTACATGCGAACCATTTGGTTATACAGGGTGTGGAGGAAACGCTAACAATTTTAAAAGCAGAGAGAATTGTCAAAGGGCTTGTGTAATCCAAAACGAAACCACAG TAACGTCATCACTTTTGGAAACGATTACGAAGAGAGTGAAAGCAACTCCTTCAACTGAAGACAACGAAGTGATGCAGAATGATTCTCCAGCTG ACGTTAACTGCGAGATGGGGCCGTGGCTCGGGTGGGGCGAGTGTTTTGGCGATTGCGAGTTCTCCGTCAAACTGAACTACCGTCACATTCTG AGTCCCGCTTCTGGATCAGGTAAGTCTTGTCATAAAGTAGTTAAAAGTCGTGTCTGTAAGCTTTTACATTGCAAAAGACTTCACTTAGTATATACCAACTCTTCCGAATTGTATCATGCTGATGAGCATGAAGACTAA
- the LOC113397226 gene encoding spondin-1-like isoform X3, producing the protein MLLLYFVICMMGETFASNATLKPCEQVPPHAQPADSLYKLGVAGDPDLFLPGELYTVSLQGVDSGKGPTPFVGFMIWAEVVEDSQNDSTNGTNSSKVNSLSFGAFQAFDAQTKSFEECNPAVDNATAHPKTEVQVIWSAPSIVSESCVRLCARASHAEGSKTSILARKICPAPTGSASLSRQPPIIEPCCACDEAKYEITFEGLWSRNTHPREFPPESAHAHFGDVIGASHTAQYRVWQEGRVASTGVRRLADDGTTIALEKELKAESDHIRTIIKARGISWQQVASGGIPTTFAVFRVDAKHHLISLAAKLAPSPDWIVGISALELCNANCTWRRSATLPLYPYDAGTDNGINYTSRRSPTIPPTPVRAIRPDWPRDARSPFFSSTGEMRPFARLRLTRLRLYEKSCEVVESGGLQSTDGVVSGPGGSCATHAWGLWGPCSVTCGSGQAARQRHYMYPARARADACRASLTDYRTCHGPRLHCRVKSDYEPEAAETTGPCAMSAWSEWSPCVGCGVRARTRHYLVPRAHKRCSVGFRARAVMSQAMPCEAGPCFKPTGDLANATNYDWFFVDNPRSDCPITAWGGWSPCSARCGRGRRIRTRLYVSRDSRVQKQLTKRLLQDWNIRFAELQNIELPFENITSDDPKVDPLVQEHLDRCQFTMTQQEALCDGEDSTCENETISEDVCKLPVSVGPCRGYEERWFYEASRGTCEPFGYTGCGGNANNFKSRENCQRACVIQNETTGNTHFEITSSLLETITKRVKATPSTEDNEVMQNDSPAGEV; encoded by the exons ATGCTTCtgctatattttgtaatatgtatgaTGGGAGAGACATTTGCTTCGAATGCTACATTGAAACCATGTGAACAAGTGCCCCCCCACGCGCAGCCCGCAGACTCACTGTACAAGTTAGGCGTTGCTGGCGATCCTGATTTATTCCTACCAGGAGAACTTTATACGG tgtCTCTGCAAGGCGTAGATAGCGGAAAAGGTCCTACGCCTTTCGTGGGCTTTATGATATGGGCCGAAGTTGTGGAAGACTCGCAAAATGATAGTACAAATGGTACCAATAGTAGCAAAGTAAATAGTTTGTCATTTGGAGCGTTTCAAGCTTTTGACGCGCAGACTAAATCATTTGAAGAATGTAATCCAGCGGTCGACAACGCGACGGCACATCCAAAAACCGAAGTTCAA GTGATATGGAGCGCACCATCTATCGTATCTGAGTCGTGCGTGCGATTGTGTGCTCGAGCCTCTCATGCAGAAGGATCTAAAACTTCCATATTGGCAAGGAAGATTTGTCCTGCTCCAACAGGATCCGCAAGTCTCAGCCGTCAGCCGCCAATCATTGAGCCTTGTTGTGCATGTGATGAGGCTAAATATGAA attacATTTGAAGGTCTTTGGAGTCGTAACACTCATCCACGTGAGTTTCCTCCGGAGAGTGCGCATGCCCATTTCGGTGACGTCATTGGTGCATCTCATACGGCACAGTATCGGGTGTGGCAGGAAGGTAGAGTTGCAAGTACTGGTGTGCGACGTTTAGCTGACGATGGTACTACTATCGCGCTTGAGAAAGAACTTAAGGCTGAA aGTGATCACATTCGCACTATAATTAAAGCTCGTGGTATTTCATGGCAGCAAGTTGCAAGTGGTGGTATTCCTACTACTTTTGCAGTGTTTCGAGTGGACGCTAAGCACCATCTTATATCTTTGGCTGCAAAATTAGCACCATCTCCTGACTGGATTGTCGGCATTTCGGCTTTAGAACTGTGTAATGCAAACTGCACTTGGCGAAGATCAGCTACTCTACCACTTTATCCATACGACGCTGGAACTGACAACGGAATCAATTATACg tctcGTCGTAGTCCAACAATCCCACCCACTCCAGTAAGAGCTATTCGACCAGATTGGCCTCGCGATGCGCGATCTCCTTTCTTTAGTTCTACTGGCGAGATGCGTCCATTTGCTCGACTCAGACTAACCAGGTTACGACTTTACGAAAAAAGCTGTGAAGTTGTAG aatccGGTGGTCTGCAATCTACCGACGGCGTAGTGAGTGGTCCAGGTGGTTCATGCGCCACTCACGCGTGGGGCCTATGGGGGCCCTGCAGTGTGACTTGCGGGTCAGGACAGGCGGCTCGTCAGCGACACTACATGTATCCTGCACGTGCTAGAGCCGACGCATGTCGGGCTTCCCTCACTGACTATCGCACTTGTCACGGACCGAGGTTGCATTGCAg AGTGAAGTCAGATTACGAGCCAGAAGCGGCAGAAACGACGGGTCCATGTGCAATGTCGGCGTGGTCAGAGTGGTCCCCGTGCGTGGGCTGCGGTGTGCGCGCGCGTACCCGGCACTACCTGGTACCGCGCGCGCACAAGCGCTGCAGCGTCGGCTTCCGCGCTCGCGCTGTTATGAGCCAGGCCATGCCGTGCGAAGCGGGACCTTGTTTCAA ACCTACTGGTGATTTAGCGAATGCTACGAACTACGATTGGTTTTTTGTA gaTAATCCGCGATCTGATTGTCCCATAACCGCATGGGGTGGATGGTCACCGTGTTCGGCGCGTTGCGGGCGCGGACGTAGAATTCGCACACGTCTCTATGTATCTCGTGACTCGCGGGTGCAGAAACAACTAACGAAAAGGCTACTACAAGATTGGAATATTCGATTCGCCGAATTGCAGAACATT GAGCTCCCGTTTGAGAATATAACAAGTGATGATCCAAAAGTAGACCCATTGGTGCAGGAACATTTAGATCGTTGTCAGTTCACAATGACACAGCAAGAAGCGCTCTGCGACGGAGAAGACAGTACCTGCGAGAATGAGACCATTTCggaag acGTGTGCAAGTTGCCTGTATCGGTGGGTCCTTGTCGGGGCTACGAAGAGCGCTGGTTTTATGAAGCGTCTCGTGGTACATGCGAACCATTTGGTTATACAGGGTGTGGAGGAAACGCTAACAATTTTAAAAGCAGAGAGAATTGTCAAAGGGCTTGTGTAATCCAAAACGAAACCACAGGTAATACACATTTCGAAA TAACGTCATCACTTTTGGAAACGATTACGAAGAGAGTGAAAGCAACTCCTTCAACTGAAGACAACGAAGTGATGCAGAATGATTCTCCAGCTGGTGAg GTATAA
- the LOC113397282 gene encoding synembryn-A gives MNEDEITILGGNNFSEIIQILENFLKVNDNVFSFPFLLTNNRRVSLWAALFQHLQSKSSESIHVLCLTTIRLLSRDKTELESLICEKWIITLIEKAGLFNFVDPEDTMDVDMPMKEVVVEALKCLCNIAFNSEVARALCAHTSIAQGLVARLRSYKEISFKDEIMLFDMKLLFILTALRQDIKAKIKNDLHGMDYLISCLNELVVEATEPQMEVAGVSDVIEGSHNCFLQENQQAIMCEILKTQFNLMLHSGSEEPVSEADEGMYLRLMPALTTLLYAHVPTQDKLMELHSNIANLLTSVPPVFYQYLTPELNDGETAQNIYDGRNMDALQALLQLLQYRLSITTSTKNQYENLSPILTVLNKSSRGCRAQRKYLRQVVLPPLRDVSRPPEKGHTLRNQLCRLLTTPVTSVRDLVAEFLFILCKEKVGRMVKYTGFGNAAGHLAQKGLMGSSRGPVLYSSSSEDSDTEEYLEAQPRIDPVVGCTRPPRSNPFEGMTDEQKEYEAMKLVNLFDKMLSEGAVKPARIGPDGRPQPIDHVLEIRDRPPNRPQS, from the exons ATGAACGAAGACGAAATAACCATTTTAGGTGGTAATAATTTCAGTGAAATCATCCAAATACTAgagaattttttaaaagtt aacGACAACGTGTTTTCGTTTCCTTTCCTATTGACGAATAATAGACGTGTTTCGTTATGGGCGGCATTATTTCAACATCTTCAATCAAAATCTTCAGAAAGTATTCATGTTCTGTGCTTAACTACAATAAGACTTTTaag CCGAGATAAAACTGAACTTGAAAGTTTGATCTGCGAAAAATGgattataacattaatagaaAAGGCAGGCCTGTTCAATTTTGTTGATCCCGAGGATACAATGGATGTTGATATGCCTATGAAGGAAGTGGTAGTTGAGGCACTAAAATGCTTGTGCAACATAGCTTTCAACAGTGAAGTGGCTCGGGCATTGTGTGCCCACACAAGCATAGCCCAGGGGCTAGTGGCAAGACTGCGCTCCTATAAAGAAATATCTTTTAAAGATGAGATAATGCTTTTTGATATGAAATTGCTTTTCATCTTGACAGCCTTAAGACAAGACATAAaggctaaaataaaaaatgatttacatGGAATGGATTACTTAATAAGTTGTTTGAATGAGCTTGTTGTCGAAGCAACGGAACCTCAAATGGAGGTTGCTGGAGTGAGTGATGTTATTGAGGGGTCCCATAACTGTTTTTTACAG gagAACCAACAAGCAATAATGTGTGAAATATTGAAGACACAGTTCAACCTTATGTTGCATTCTGGTTCTGAGGAGCCAGTGAGTGAGGCAGATGAAGGAATGTACCTAAGATTAATGCCAGCATTAACCACATTACTATATGCTCATGTACCAACACAAGATAAATTGATGGAGCTACATAGTAACATTGCTAACTTATTAACCAG TGTTCCACCAGTTTTCTATCAGTATTTGACACCGGAGTTGAATGATGGAGAAACagcacaaaatatatatgatggCAGAAACATGGATGCTTTACAAGCCTTGCTCCAGCTTCTGCAATATAGACTCTCAATAACAAct AGTACAAAAAATCAATATGAAAACCTGTCTCCAATTTTGACCGTTTTGAATAAAAGTTCCCGCGGTTGTCGAGCTCAACGCAAGTATTTAAGGCAGGTTGTGCTGCCACCTTTACGAGATGTCTCAAGACCACCCGAGAAGGGACATACACTTCGTAATCAGCTGTGCAGGCTTCTTACTACCCCTGTAACATCTGTTCGAGATCTGGTCGCCGAGTTTCTATTCATTCTATGCAAAGAAAAAG TGGGTCGTATGGTGAAGTATACAGGATTCGGTAACGCGGCCGGTCACTTAGCACAAAAGGGTTTGATGGGCAGCAGCCGCGGTCCCGTGCTATACTCTTCCAGCAGTGAAGACTCCGACACTGAAGAGTATTTGGAAGCGCAACCTCGCATCGATCCAGTCGTGGGGTGCACGAGACCGCCCCGGTCGAATCCGTTCGAGGGCATGACCGATGAGCAg AAAGAATACGAGGCGATGAAGCTGGTGAACCTGTTCGACAAGATGCTGTCGGAGGGCGCGGTGAAGCCGGCGCGCATCGGGCCCGACGGCCGCCCGCAGCCCATCGACCACGTGCTGGAGATCCGCGACCGCCCGCCCAACCGCCCGCAGTCCTAA